One genomic window of Augochlora pura isolate Apur16 chromosome 5, APUR_v2.2.1, whole genome shotgun sequence includes the following:
- the LOC144469893 gene encoding COMM domain-containing protein 4, with the protein MKFRFLGDGDCPDWLLAEINTLSRMTSIKIRILGQAVAKYLTEGELDEDKIKKLTQDAKIESSDAKAMIAALELIFVSSARYGVSAADLSSELQQLGLPREHSAAIARLHTDNSPRITDALSSQSLRVSRLSSIQVLPCANASPFSTLSLKLNKLGGNGEDSVVNISQQDVQVLLTELRRAKALMENL; encoded by the exons ATG AAATTTAGGTTTCTGGGCGACGGGGATTGTCCCGATTGGCTACTGGCAGAAATTAACACGTTGTCGCGTATG ACGTCCATCAAAATCAGGATATTGGGCCAGGCAGTTGCAAAATACCTTACGGAAGGCGAATTGGAC GAAGACAAGATAAAAAAGCTGACCCAAGACGCGAAAATTG AATCGAGCGACGCTAAAGCCATGATAGCTGCCCTCGAATTGATATTCGTTTCGTCTGCGCGATACGGCGTTTCCGCTGCCGATTTGAGCAGCGAACTGCAACAGCTCGGTCTGCCCCGCGAACACAGCGCTGCGATTGCTCGACTGCATACGGATAACAGCCCTCGAATCACGGATGCGCTCTCGTCGCAGTCTCTGAGAG TGAGTCGGTTGTCGTCGATTCAGGTGCTGCCTTGCGCAAACGCGTCGCCGTTCTCCACGCTGTCCctcaaattaaacaaattgggCGGTAACGGAGAGGATTCTGTGGTTAATATCTCGCAGCAGGACGTGCAAGTTCTACTCACTG AACTGCGACGAGCGAAAGCGTTGATGGAAAACCTCTGA
- the LOC144470529 gene encoding uncharacterized protein LOC144470529, which translates to MFEFPGMKELLFATVLLSSAAYGDNDVVSDIRRAALSYLGTGEQEPRDNAGLDEDESLLTASRRTRGDGEISQHDSSNRLSPDKPGYHRCATSPATIASVNVRDLFEKKDQLSTYNSEICAYFREQGWKVENPMYVDEPTWIEIKNDYTNKLPLSLQFVDPYVLSRGKRIRWWRTKGDGKEDGVLAIVDDSKEADRVRRKRDYRTRLVSRSGPRPRRDLNIANSVAAKEKNSRILGQRNKHLGLQELFEQPYFISRGKKSKHRLNFDKLAEERIKSGMDHRLRWNYGYGDNDHAPNRFAETSESDSRPREADHFERAITRRRTKSSSSRKSVLDQLLTDSDLFYAGRGKRTSAALAVGSTESV; encoded by the exons ATGTTCGAGTTTCCAGGAATGAAGGAGTTACTATTCGCCACGGTCTTGTTGTCGTCGGCAGCGTACGGTGACAACGACGTG GTGTCGGACATTCGTCGAGCGGCGTTGTCGTACCTGGGCACCGGTGAACAAGAACCGCGAGACAACGCGGGCCTCGACGAAGACGAATCGTTGCTCACCGCGTCCAG GCGTACGAGAGGGGACGGAGAAATATCGCAGCACGACTCTTCGAACCGACTGAGCCCGGACAAGCCGGGCTATCATCGATGCGCTACGAGCCCGGCCACGATCGCGTCGGTGAACGTACGGGACCTGTTCGAGAAGAAGGATCAACTGTCGACCTACAACTCGGAGATCTGCGCCTACTTCCGGGAGCAAGGCTGGAAGGTCGAGAATCCGATGTACGTCGACGAGCCGACTTGGATCGAAATAAAGAACGACTACACGAACAAATTGCCGCTTAGCTTGCAGTTCGTAGATCCTTACGTCCTGTCGCGCGGTAAACGGATTCGCTGGTGGAGGACGAAGGGCGACGGTAAAGAAGACGGTGTTCTCGCGATAGTCGACGATTCGAAAGAAGCCGACAGGGTCAGGAGAAAACGCGATTATCGAACGAGATTGGTATCGCGATCGGGACCGCGGCCGAGACGCGATCTGAACATCGCGAACTCGGTCGCCGCGAAGGAGAAGAACAGTCGGATTCTCGGCCAAAGGAACAAACACTTGGGTCTCCAGGAGCTGTTCGAACAGCCTTACTTCATCTCGAGAGGCAAGAAGTCGAAACATCGATTGAACTTCGACAAGCTCGCCGAGGAGCGGATAAAGTCTGGCATGGACCACCGTTTGCGGTGGAACTATGGCTACGGCGACAACGATCACGCTCCGAACCGATTTGCAGAAACTTCGGAATCCGATTCGAGACCGAGGGAAGCCGACCACTTTGAACGAGCTATTACGAGAAGAAGGACGAAGTCATCGAGCAGTCGAAAATCGGTGCTGGATCAACTGTTGACCGATTCGGATCTCTTCTACGCGGGCAGAGGTAAGAGGACGAGCGCGGCGCTTGCCGTTGGATCAACGGAATCGGTCTAA